A region from the Rhodamnia argentea isolate NSW1041297 chromosome 7, ASM2092103v1, whole genome shotgun sequence genome encodes:
- the LOC115741881 gene encoding G-type lectin S-receptor-like serine/threonine-protein kinase SD2-5: protein MCLMKLLLPLPMQMSLMFLIKIAKSQNTLEVIILCSSVGSLLALIILYVFISFLVHRRQEVDDVEEDNLEQLPGLPTRFTYDELRVVTEDFSKKLGEGGFGSVFEGTLIDGTKVAVKLLDGARQIKKSFLAEVETIGNIHHVNLVRLIGLCAAKFHRLLVYEYMPNGSLDQWIFCKSKGLFMLDWKKRRKIIHDIVKGLNYLHEECRWKIVHMDIKPQNILLDENFNAKVADFGLSKLLDRDQSQAATTMRGTPGYMAPEWLSAIITEKVDVYSFGVVVLEIVCGRKVFDSSQNEEDRYLLDVFKRKAEEGRLLDMVDNTCEDMQLNRPHVVNVMRIAAWCLQGDFSKRPSMSMVNKVLDGLMEIPDDLGYDFTHRTLNVNVRIGHENIDLGAAISVLPSILSGPR, encoded by the coding sequence ATGTGTCTCATGAAgctccttctccctctcccaATGCAAATGAGCCTCATGTTTCTCATCAAAATAGCAAAAAGTCAAAACACTCTGGAGGTAATAATACTCTGTTCTAGCGTCGGGTCACTCTTAGCCTTGATTATTCTTTATGTGTTCATAAGCTTCCTAGTTCATAGGAGGCAAGAAGTCGACGACGTTGAGGAGGACAACCTAGAACAACTGCCTGGACTACCCACAAGGTTCACTTACGATGAATTAAGAGTCGTCACTGAGGATTTCAGCAAGAAGCTAGGTGAAGGAGGTTTTGGATCTGTCTTTGAAGGCACTCTAATTGACGGCACAAAAGTTGCCGTGAAACTCCTCGACGGGGCGCGCCAAATCAAAAAATCTTTCCTAGCTGAGGTTGAGACTATCGGCAACATTCATCATGTCAACTTGGTGAGACTCATTGGACTTTGCGCCGCGAAGTTCCACAGGCTACTAGTCTATGAGTACATGCCCAACGGTTCTCTGGATCAGTGGATCTTTTGCAAGTCGAAAGGGTTGTTCATGCTTGACTggaaaaagaggagaaagatcATTCATGACATAGTTAAGGGCCTAAATTATCTCCACGAAGAATGTAGATGGAAGATAGTTCACATGGACATTAAACCCCAAAATATTCTCTTGGATGAAAACTTTAATGCTAAGGTTGCTGATTTTGGCTTGTCTAAATTGCTTGATAGGGACCAAAGCCAAGCAGCGACTACAATGAGGGGAACTCCAGGATATATGGCCCCGGAGTGGCTAAGCGCAATAATTACTGAGAAAGTGGACGTCTATAGCTTTGGTGTGGTAGTTCTGGAGATAGTTTGTGGAAGGAAAGTATTCGATAGTTCTCAGAACGAGGAAGACagatatcttcttgatgttttcaAGAGAAAGGCCGAAGAAGGGCGGCTTTTGGATATGGTTGACAACACTTGTGAGGACATGCAACTAAATCGTCCCCACGTGGTCAATGTGATGAGAATTGCTGCATGGTGCTTACAAGGTGATTTTTCGAAGAGGCCTTCCATGTCGATGGTCAACAAGGTGTTAGATGGACTTATGGAAATTCCAGATGACCTAGGTTATGACTTTACACATCGCACCTTGAATGTTAACGTAAGGATTGGTCACGAGAATATTGACTTGGGCGCTGCAATTTCTGTGTTACCATCAATTCTTTCCGGTCCACGGTGA
- the LOC115741894 gene encoding protein ABHD11 — MAGSLGNKRSLLLLTRFLDSPSPHHSLLTSSSSRSLQTLAYEEVRPPSSDDNPVPPTAFVLHGLLGSGRNWRSFSRSLASTLSTASPPSEWRMVLVDLRNHGKSAELGGFGPPHDMFNAAKDLADLVKSRGWAWPDAVIGHSMGGKVALQFAQSCTRGDYGESAACPRLLWVLDSVPGEVKLENSDGEVEKVLETLQSLPSTIPSRKWLVNHMLELGFSKSLAEWIGSNLKKSGDHETWAFNLEGAVQMFDSYRETSYWSLLEEPPKAMEIAIVRAEKSDRWDPDVIQRLERLSSPGRDRSEGKVSVHVLPNSGHWVHADNPKGLLEIVTPKFMSI, encoded by the exons ATGGCCGGAAGTCTGGGAAACAAACGGTCTCTCCTTCTCCTAACTCGGTTCCTCGACTCACCGAGTCCGCACCATTCCCTGCTGACCAGCTCCTCCTCCCGGTCCCTGCAAACCCTAGCTTACGAGGAGGTACGCCCTCCTTCCTCCGACGACAATCCCGTCCCCCCGACGGCTTTCGTGCTCCACGGCCTCTTAGGCTCCGGCAGGAACTGGAGATCTTTCTCTCGCTCCTTGGCCTCCACTCTCTCCACCGCCTCCCCTCCCTCTG AGTGGAGGATGGTTCTGGTGGATTTGAGGAACCACGGGAAATCGGCTGAGTTGGGAGGCTTTGGTCCACCTCATGACATGTTCAATGCTGCCAAGGATTTGGCTGATCTGGTGAAGTCTCGAGGCTGGGCTTGGCCTGATGCTGTGATAGGCCACTCCATGGGTGGCAAAGTGGCCCTGCAGTTCGCGCAGAGCTGTACCCGTGGGGACTATGGTGAATCCGCCGCTTGTCCCAGACTG CTGTGGGTGCTGGATTCTGTCCCGGGAGAAGTAAAGCTGGAGAATAGCGatggagaagtagaaaaagtTTTGGAAACATTGCAGAGTTTACCTTCAACAATCCCATCAAGAAA GTGGCTGGTGAACCACATGCTAGAACTTGGTTTCTCAAAGTCCTTAGCAGAGTGGATAGGCAGCAACCTCAAGAAATCTGGAGACCATGAAACGTGGGCTTTTAATCTGGAAGGTGCCGTCCAAATGTTTGATTCGTACAG GGAGACATCCTATTGGTCTTTGTTGGAGGAACCGCCGAAAGCTATGGAAATAGCAATTGTACGTGCAGAGAAAAGCGATCGATGGGACCCGGATGTGATACAACGGCTTGAAAGACTTTCTAGTCCAGGAAGGGACCGATCTGAAGGGAAGGTTTCAGTCCATGTTCTTCCTAATTCTGGCCACTGGGTTCACGCGGACAATCCCAAGGGACTTCTCGAGATCGTGACTCCAAAGTTCATGTCCATCTAG